The sequence ATATCCGCTATTAGCTCCACAAACACTCAAGCAATATTGGTGTAACCATCATGGTTCTAGCCGCACCCCAGCACCAAAGCCCTATAGTGACTTGGGAAAAACTCCCCGAAGATTTTATTCTCCCCGACGACCCAGTGGAAAATATTCAACAGCCTTCCCTAGCAGCAGCGCTAACAGATGCGCTGGGTGCGACAAATCGCATTCAACCCCACATGCTAGTCGCAACCAATTTTGGCATTGTGGCGAATATTAATCAAAAAACCGTTGTCAAAGCCCCAGATTGGTTGTATTTTCCCCGTGTCTCGCCTGTGGGTACAGGTGTAATTCGTCGCAGCTACACACCGAATACGGAAGGTGAAAATGTGGCTGTGGTGATGGAATTTCTCTCAGATACTGATAACGCGGAATATTCAATTCGTCCCACCTTTCCTTACGGGAAACTATACTTTTATGAACGCATCTTGCAAGTTCCCACCTATGTAATTTTTAATCCTTATGAAGTTACTTTAGAAGTGCGTCATCTGGAAAACGGTCAATATGTTTTGCAGCAACCGTCAGAATCAGGTCATTTTTGGATCAGAGAGTTAGATTTATTCTTGGGAATTTGGCAGGGAACCCGTTTAGGGTTAAATATTTACTGGTTGCGGTGGTGGGATCAAGAGGGTAATTTATTGTTGTGGAGTTCCGAACAAGTGGAGCAGGAACGTCAACGAGCAGAACAGGAACGTCAACGAGCTGATAATGCGATCGCACAACTGGAAGTTGAACGCCGGCGTCAAGAAGCACTAGCTGCAAAGCTGCGGCAATTAGGTATTGATCCAGATGTGGAATCATGATTGTAGAATTAGTTTTCGGACGACTAGCTAGAAACTCAACTTTGACGCACTTTTGAAACAACTTAGTCAACTCACCGCCAAAGATTTATCGCCCTGGATACAACAAGCTCAAATCCAAGCTGCAAAAGGGTTAGTTCCCGATCGCATTCCCCAATTAGCTGTGGCTGATCCGCGTTATTTTGCGGTGCATATTTGTTGTACCACAGGAGAAAGCATCGGCTACCAGGATACGGCTTGTGTGTTTCCGCTGATGAGTGTGATCAAACCGTTTTTGCTGCTTTATCTTTTAGAAAAGTTGGGAGCAGAGAAGGTTTTGCAGTGGGTTGGGGTGGAACCGTCAACCGCTCCGTTCAATTCTCTAGAACAGCTCATCGCTGACGGTGGACGCCCGCGCAATCCGATGATTAATAGTGGGGCGATTACTCTAGCGGATAAGTTACCAGGAAAGGATGCTAATCAACGCACACAACAATTTTGTCAGTGGCTGAATCAATTGGCTAGTTGTCAGCTCACCTTGGATGAAAGTATGCTGGCTTGTGTGCGCTTGTCTCGCTCTCCAACTAATTTAGCGATCGCTCATCATCTCCACTCTAGCGGATATCTAGAAAATATTGAATCGGCTATTGACACCTACGAACAAATATGCTGTCTTTCCGGGCAGGTGGCAGATTTAGCCTTGCTAGGAAAACTTTTAGCGGCTGAGAATCATCTGTTGAAGCCGCAAAATTGCCAGCTTGTCAATGGAGTGATGTTCACTTGTG is a genomic window of Fortiea contorta PCC 7126 containing:
- a CDS encoding Uma2 family endonuclease, which encodes MVLAAPQHQSPIVTWEKLPEDFILPDDPVENIQQPSLAAALTDALGATNRIQPHMLVATNFGIVANINQKTVVKAPDWLYFPRVSPVGTGVIRRSYTPNTEGENVAVVMEFLSDTDNAEYSIRPTFPYGKLYFYERILQVPTYVIFNPYEVTLEVRHLENGQYVLQQPSESGHFWIRELDLFLGIWQGTRLGLNIYWLRWWDQEGNLLLWSSEQVEQERQRAEQERQRADNAIAQLEVERRRQEALAAKLRQLGIDPDVES
- a CDS encoding glutaminase, with the translated sequence MKQLSQLTAKDLSPWIQQAQIQAAKGLVPDRIPQLAVADPRYFAVHICCTTGESIGYQDTACVFPLMSVIKPFLLLYLLEKLGAEKVLQWVGVEPSTAPFNSLEQLIADGGRPRNPMINSGAITLADKLPGKDANQRTQQFCQWLNQLASCQLTLDESMLACVRLSRSPTNLAIAHHLHSSGYLENIESAIDTYEQICCLSGQVADLALLGKLLAAENHLLKPQNCQLVNGVMFTCGLYQASAEFAIRIGLPMKSGVGGGLLAVIPRVGAIACYSPPLDSVGNPLGAIAFIEALSGSLQLSVFSP